The following coding sequences are from one Saprospiraceae bacterium window:
- the rplX gene encoding 50S ribosomal protein L24, with amino-acid sequence MKIKKGDQVQVIAGSHKGKKGTVNLIISAQNRAIVSGVNIIKKHVKPANNNPGGIVEMEAPLHISNLALLDPKSQKPTRVGYKMDKGKKVRISKQSGEIIK; translated from the coding sequence ATCAAAATTAAAAAAGGCGACCAGGTACAAGTCATTGCCGGATCGCACAAAGGCAAAAAAGGTACTGTAAACCTTATCATATCCGCACAAAATAGAGCTATAGTGAGCGGTGTCAATATTATTAAAAAACACGTGAAGCCGGCTAATAATAACCCGGGAGGCATTGTAGAAATGGAAGCACCTCTTCACATTTCAAACCTTGCACTTTTAGATCCTAAATCTCAAAAGCCGACTCGTGTAGGTTACAAAATGGACAAAGGCAAGAAAGTCCGCATTTCTAAACAATCAGGAGAAATTATTAAGTGA
- the rplE gene encoding 50S ribosomal protein L5: protein MPRLKEHYKQNVMQALMDEYKYKSIMQVPKLLKITVNQGVGKATQDKKLVDVAAGEISLITGQKPVQTMSRKAISNFKLRENMPIGVKVTLRGERMYEFLDRLITVALPRVRDFRGISDNSFDGRGNYTLGITEQIIFPEIDLDKINKISGMDITFVTTANTDGEAFSLLKELGLPFKNQKN from the coding sequence ATACCGAGGTTAAAAGAGCATTACAAGCAAAATGTCATGCAAGCACTCATGGACGAGTACAAATACAAGTCCATCATGCAGGTGCCAAAACTGCTTAAGATTACAGTAAATCAAGGTGTTGGTAAAGCCACACAAGATAAAAAATTGGTGGACGTAGCTGCAGGAGAAATCAGCCTCATAACTGGACAAAAGCCTGTGCAGACAATGTCGCGAAAGGCGATCTCCAACTTCAAATTAAGAGAAAACATGCCCATCGGTGTTAAAGTAACTCTTAGAGGTGAAAGAATGTATGAGTTTTTGGATCGTCTGATCACTGTGGCACTCCCACGAGTACGTGACTTTCGAGGAATAAGTGACAATAGTTTTGACGGTAGAGGAAATTATACTCTGGGAATCACTGAACAAATTATTTTCCCTGAAATAGACTTAGACAAAATTAATAAAATATCGGGAATGGATATCACATTCGTGACTACCGCTAATACAGACGGAGAAGCATTCTCTTTGTTGAAAGAATTAGGATTACCATTCAAAAATCAAAAGAACTGA
- the rpsN gene encoding 30S ribosomal protein S14 produces MSKKSIIARQTKRERMVEKYQDLRAKLKKEGDWDALDKLPKNSSRVRLKNRCQLTGRPKGYIRRFGVSRYVFRLMALDGKIPGVTKASW; encoded by the coding sequence ATGTCAAAAAAATCTATCATAGCCCGCCAGACAAAACGTGAAAGAATGGTTGAAAAATACCAGGACCTTCGCGCTAAATTGAAAAAGGAAGGAGATTGGGATGCACTGGATAAACTTCCAAAAAATAGTTCTCGTGTGAGATTAAAAAATAGATGCCAACTTACAGGGAGACCTAAAGGATATATCAGAAGGTTTGGTGTTTCCCGATACGTTTTCAGATTGATGGCGTTGGATGGGAAAATTCCGGGAGTAACAAAAGCGAGCTGGTAA
- the rpsH gene encoding 30S ribosomal protein S8, with translation MAVTDPIADFLTRVRNAQQAGHRVVDIPASNEKKKITEILYNNGYILKYKFDDTDNKQGVIKIALKYDPITKLPSIKSLERISKPGRRFYRGVSEIPKVINGLGIAIVSTSKGIMTDKEARRENVGGEVLCFVY, from the coding sequence ATGGCAGTAACAGATCCAATAGCAGATTTTCTGACACGCGTCAGAAATGCTCAACAAGCAGGTCACCGCGTAGTTGATATTCCTGCATCTAATGAAAAGAAAAAAATTACAGAAATTCTGTACAATAATGGATATATCCTCAAGTATAAATTTGATGATACCGATAACAAGCAAGGTGTTATCAAAATTGCATTGAAATACGATCCCATTACAAAGTTGCCCTCAATTAAATCTCTGGAGCGAATTAGCAAACCAGGTCGCAGATTCTATAGAGGAGTGTCAGAGATTCCAAAAGTAATCAATGGTCTTGGTATAGCAATTGTGTCTACTTCTAAAGGAATTATGACAGACAAAGAAGCGAGAAGAGAGAATGTAGGTGGAGAAGTTTTGTGTTTTGTTTATTAA
- the rplF gene encoding 50S ribosomal protein L6, translating to MSRIGKKGIELPKGVEVTVAKSKVTIKGPRGSAIQNIDPDMEIKVEDGAINILRPTDQKRHRALHGLTRALVANMVTGVSTGFRKELELVGVGYRVANTGNLLEMSVGYSHPIMFAIPDELKLETVTEKGQNPKIILSGNDNQLLGQICAKIRGMKPPEPFKGKGIKFSGEVIRRKAGKTAGK from the coding sequence ATGTCAAGAATTGGAAAAAAAGGCATCGAATTGCCAAAAGGTGTTGAAGTAACTGTAGCTAAGTCTAAAGTTACTATAAAAGGCCCTCGTGGATCAGCTATCCAAAATATCGATCCGGACATGGAAATTAAGGTCGAGGATGGAGCAATAAATATTTTGCGACCAACTGATCAAAAAAGACATAGAGCTTTGCATGGATTGACAAGAGCCTTAGTAGCCAACATGGTGACAGGTGTAAGCACCGGTTTTCGTAAAGAATTGGAACTAGTGGGTGTAGGTTATCGTGTAGCCAACACCGGAAATCTTTTGGAAATGTCAGTCGGTTATTCTCACCCTATTATGTTTGCTATCCCGGATGAATTGAAATTGGAGACTGTCACGGAAAAAGGACAGAATCCGAAGATTATTCTCTCTGGAAATGATAACCAGTTACTGGGTCAAATTTGTGCTAAAATCAGGGGTATGAAACCACCTGAACCATTTAAAGGTAAGGGTATCAAGTTTAGCGGAGAAGTGATCCGTAGAAAAGCAGGAAAAACAGCAGGTAAATAA
- the rplR gene encoding 50S ribosomal protein L18, which translates to MGTTGKAEKRLKVKYRIRKRLEGTASRPRLSVFRSNKSVYCQIIDDAAGKTLCHATSLDKSVNGVTKIEQAKQVGLIIAKKAKDLNLEDVVFDRNGFLYHGRIKAIADGAREGGLKF; encoded by the coding sequence ATGGGCACAACAGGAAAAGCTGAAAAAAGATTAAAGGTTAAATATCGCATACGCAAACGGTTAGAAGGAACAGCTTCCAGACCAAGGTTGTCGGTTTTTAGAAGCAATAAATCAGTTTATTGCCAAATCATCGACGATGCTGCGGGCAAGACTTTGTGTCATGCCACCTCATTGGATAAGTCAGTCAATGGAGTAACCAAAATCGAACAGGCAAAACAAGTAGGTCTCATCATAGCTAAAAAAGCGAAAGATTTGAATTTGGAAGATGTGGTTTTTGACCGTAACGGGTTTTTATATCATGGCAGGATCAAAGCTATCGCTGATGGTGCACGTGAAGGAGGCTTAAAATTTTAA